One Deinococcus grandis DNA window includes the following coding sequences:
- a CDS encoding DUF4097 family beta strand repeat-containing protein: MTSLPASRPLAPTLRRMAAGLLLAGVGGLLVWQGSGRTLTPGMSVQDTPISVQLDGPLPLDLASSAALTVGGDRTDLTITALNAGSPYALRGRAHHRARNPVQADVTRQGRAITAALTLNVQPLRERGVIISGPEGVQHRLEVGVSRDLPVTLSTSTASGDQTLTLTPLRLRALTVRSDSGDQTLTLPAREAGAISAVSRSGAVTLTAPRSSLTDALRVNTGSGDQRLDLGGLTTQTLGVGTDSGRVRLTLPVLTGRGTVTTGSGDIRITATARTRGNLDIRSQSGHVTLILPPTLTARVRYPDRDTLNFPPDRPPSPTPALDVFVDAGSRSVTITRDPARAPDPPDPPASSSRSLTRR; this comes from the coding sequence GTGACCAGCCTGCCCGCCTCTCGCCCCCTGGCGCCCACCCTGCGCCGCATGGCCGCCGGACTGCTGCTGGCCGGTGTGGGCGGCCTGCTCGTGTGGCAGGGCAGCGGCCGCACCCTGACGCCCGGTATGAGCGTGCAGGACACGCCCATCAGCGTGCAGCTCGACGGTCCGCTCCCGCTGGACCTCGCCAGCAGCGCCGCCCTGACCGTCGGCGGGGACCGCACCGACCTGACCATCACCGCGCTGAACGCCGGGAGTCCCTACGCCCTGCGCGGCCGCGCGCACCACCGCGCCCGTAACCCCGTACAGGCCGACGTGACCCGCCAGGGCCGCGCCATCACCGCCGCCCTGACCCTGAACGTGCAGCCCCTGCGCGAACGCGGCGTGATCATCAGCGGCCCCGAAGGCGTGCAGCACCGCCTGGAGGTCGGGGTCAGCCGCGACCTGCCCGTCACGCTCAGCACGAGCACCGCCAGCGGCGACCAGACCCTGACCCTCACGCCGCTGCGCCTGCGCGCCCTGACCGTCCGCAGCGACAGCGGCGACCAGACCCTAACCCTCCCCGCCCGCGAGGCCGGAGCGATCAGCGCCGTCAGCCGCAGCGGCGCCGTCACCCTGACCGCCCCGCGCAGCAGCCTCACCGACGCGCTGCGCGTCAACACCGGCAGCGGCGACCAGCGCCTCGACCTGGGCGGCCTGACCACCCAGACCCTGGGCGTCGGTACCGACAGCGGCCGCGTCCGCCTGACCCTCCCGGTCCTCACCGGGCGCGGCACCGTCACCACCGGCAGCGGCGACATCCGCATCACCGCCACCGCCCGCACGCGCGGGAACCTCGACATCCGCAGCCAGAGCGGCCACGTCACCCTGATCCTCCCGCCCACCCTGACCGCCCGCGTCCGCTACCCCGACCGCGACACGCTGAACTTCCCCCCGGACCGTCCCCCCAGCCCCACGCCCGCGCTGGACGTGTTCGTGGACGCCGGAAGCCGCAGCGTCACCATCACCCGCGACCCCGCCCGCGCCCCCGATCCGCCCGACCCGCCCGCCAGTTCCAGCCGCTCCCTGACCCGCCGATAG
- a CDS encoding response regulator has product MTHDPTPEPTASPATVRVLLVDDHAVVRQGLRLFLGLDPLIDVIGEAANGEEALQAAATLHPDVVIMDLMMPVMDGITATRTLKRQHPDTEVIALTSTLEEHKVNGAIEAGAISYMLKDASSDTLADAIHAAARGEVRLHPEAAKRLVRDFRGGEMRESLTPKETIVLQLLAHGYSNRDIATDQGVSEATVKTHVSRLLSKLGLDSRTQAALYALKHGIATLDGVNV; this is encoded by the coding sequence ATGACCCACGACCCTACTCCCGAACCCACCGCCTCGCCCGCCACCGTCCGCGTGCTGCTCGTCGACGACCACGCCGTCGTCCGCCAGGGCCTGCGCCTCTTCCTCGGCCTCGACCCGCTGATCGACGTGATCGGCGAGGCCGCCAACGGCGAGGAAGCCCTCCAGGCCGCCGCCACCCTGCACCCCGACGTGGTCATCATGGACCTGATGATGCCCGTCATGGACGGCATCACCGCCACCCGCACCCTCAAACGCCAGCACCCCGACACCGAGGTCATCGCCCTGACCAGCACCCTCGAAGAACACAAGGTGAACGGCGCCATCGAGGCGGGCGCGATCAGCTACATGCTCAAGGACGCCAGTTCAGACACGCTGGCCGACGCCATCCACGCCGCCGCCCGCGGCGAGGTCCGCCTGCACCCCGAAGCCGCCAAACGCCTCGTCCGGGACTTCCGCGGCGGCGAGATGCGCGAGAGCCTCACCCCCAAGGAAACCATCGTCCTGCAACTCCTCGCCCACGGGTACAGCAACCGCGATATCGCCACCGACCAGGGCGTCAGCGAAGCCACCGTCAAGACCCACGTGTCGCGCCTGCTCAGCAAACTCGGCCTGGACAGCCGCACCCAGGCCGCCCTGTACGCCCTGAAACACGGCATCGCCACCCTGGACGGCGTGAACGTCTGA
- a CDS encoding TetR/AcrR family transcriptional regulator, producing MARKVNPIQDRARRAALEKAAYLAIYERGYAGVTLADIAAHAGVSRGTLVYHFGSRAGLLAAVMRRFSRTIAVATRRAVRLSGTPEGKLRAYVDNQFYGLVNTRRFYTVSLDFLAAATRDAELMTMQRAFLAESLAVDLELARLAGSAGAEGRARLLRAIVEGLSVRFLADPDPDLALYRADCMTGLRAVLGWPPENADVREQGSPELA from the coding sequence ATGGCGCGCAAGGTGAATCCCATTCAGGACCGGGCGCGGCGGGCGGCGCTGGAGAAGGCGGCGTACCTCGCGATCTACGAGCGGGGGTACGCGGGCGTGACGCTGGCGGACATCGCCGCGCACGCCGGGGTCAGCCGGGGGACGCTGGTGTACCACTTCGGGAGCCGCGCGGGGTTGCTCGCGGCGGTCATGCGGCGATTCTCGCGGACGATCGCGGTGGCGACGCGGCGCGCGGTGCGCCTGTCGGGCACGCCCGAGGGGAAGCTGCGGGCGTACGTGGACAACCAGTTCTACGGTCTGGTGAACACCCGGCGGTTCTACACGGTGTCCCTGGACTTCCTGGCGGCCGCCACACGCGACGCGGAACTGATGACCATGCAGCGGGCGTTCCTGGCAGAGTCCCTGGCGGTGGATCTGGAACTGGCGCGACTGGCGGGGTCGGCGGGCGCGGAGGGCCGGGCGCGGCTGCTGCGCGCCATCGTCGAGGGCCTCAGCGTGCGCTTCCTGGCCGACCCGGACCCGGACCTCGCGCTGTACCGCGCGGACTGCATGACGGGCCTGCGCGCCGTGCTGGGCTGGCCGCCTGAGAACGCCGATGTACGGGAGCAAGGTTCACCGGAGCTCGCGTGA
- a CDS encoding LrgB family protein, translating to MIWVMVTLLAFAAGVLTQLRLRSPLANPTLIGTLLVASALLLTRVPYDTYLHDVQPLSALLTPAVVALAVPLYRLRALLARQWRALLIGGLTGTTLGVTVDTLLARALHLSPDAQRALHTAPATSPVALQLAPFTHAPPALAATLAVLSGLIGALILPALLTALRVRHPLARGIAIGSVSHGVGTARAREEGEQAGAASSIGMGLAALTVTLIVAVVGGSGQ from the coding sequence TTGATCTGGGTCATGGTCACGCTGCTGGCCTTCGCGGCGGGCGTGCTGACGCAGCTGCGGCTGCGGTCCCCACTGGCGAACCCGACCCTGATCGGCACGCTGCTCGTCGCCTCTGCCCTGCTGCTCACGCGGGTGCCGTACGACACGTACCTGCATGACGTGCAGCCGCTCTCGGCGCTGCTCACGCCCGCCGTGGTCGCGCTCGCCGTGCCGCTGTACCGCCTGCGGGCACTCCTCGCCCGGCAGTGGCGCGCCCTGCTGATCGGCGGACTGACCGGGACCACGCTGGGCGTCACGGTGGACACGCTGCTCGCCCGCGCGCTGCACCTCTCCCCCGACGCGCAGCGGGCCCTGCACACCGCGCCCGCCACCAGCCCCGTCGCGCTGCAGCTCGCGCCGTTCACGCACGCGCCCCCTGCACTGGCCGCCACGCTCGCCGTGCTGTCCGGCCTGATCGGCGCGCTGATCCTCCCCGCCCTCCTGACCGCCCTGCGCGTCCGGCACCCCCTGGCGCGCGGCATCGCCATCGGGTCCGTCTCGCACGGCGTCGGCACCGCCCGCGCCCGCGAGGAAGGCGAACAGGCGGGCGCCGCCTCCTCCATCGGCATGGGGCTCGCGGCGCTGACCGTCACGCTGATCGTGGCCGTCGTCGGGGGGAGTGGGCAGTAG
- a CDS encoding CidA/LrgA family protein yields the protein MTSGSVTARLPAPARFVLGLGLLLAFAAAGQALTGALGLPLPGSVVGLVLLWAALGLKVVRLHWITDAADGLLGILGLLFIPATVGFLQFLSAGAAWGLWLLVMTAGLLVGAGAAGLLASRLLRPEDS from the coding sequence GTGACGTCCGGGTCGGTCACGGCGCGCCTGCCGGCCCCGGCTCGCTTCGTGCTGGGGCTGGGGCTGCTGCTGGCGTTCGCGGCGGCCGGTCAGGCCCTGACGGGCGCGCTGGGGCTGCCGCTGCCGGGGTCGGTGGTGGGGCTGGTGCTGCTGTGGGCGGCGCTGGGATTGAAAGTGGTTCGGCTGCACTGGATCACGGACGCCGCCGACGGGCTGCTGGGCATCCTGGGCCTGCTGTTCATTCCGGCCACCGTGGGCTTCCTGCAGTTCCTCAGCGCGGGGGCCGCGTGGGGCCTGTGGCTGCTGGTGATGACGGCGGGCCTGCTGGTGGGCGCGGGCGCGGCGGGTCTGCTCGCGTCGCGCCTGCTGCGCCCGGAGGACTCTTGA
- a CDS encoding 5'-methylthioadenosine/adenosylhomocysteine nucleosidase codes for MLAIIGAMDEEIELLLADLMAREDLSFPGVTLHRGALDGVPVLLTRGGIGKVNAAMTTTYLLMQGATRVIFTGVAGGVHPELRVGDIVVSTDCVQHDVDVTALGYAAGTVPGELPAWPADDTLRLVALEAARDVEGIRVLDGRVASGDQFIASKEGVTRLWTGFGAACAEMEGAAVAQVCAKAGVPFVVIRSVSDTADHDAKVDYREFMPLVARHAKQVVRGMLARLSAQAG; via the coding sequence ATGCTGGCGATCATTGGCGCGATGGATGAAGAGATCGAGTTGCTTCTGGCGGACCTGATGGCCCGCGAGGACCTGTCGTTCCCCGGCGTGACGCTGCACCGGGGCGCGCTGGACGGCGTGCCGGTGCTGCTGACGCGCGGCGGGATCGGGAAGGTGAACGCCGCGATGACCACGACGTACCTGCTGATGCAGGGCGCGACCCGCGTGATCTTCACGGGCGTGGCGGGCGGCGTGCACCCCGAACTGCGTGTCGGGGACATCGTGGTGAGTACGGACTGCGTGCAGCACGACGTGGACGTGACGGCGCTGGGCTACGCGGCGGGGACCGTGCCGGGTGAACTGCCGGCGTGGCCTGCCGACGACACGTTGCGGCTGGTGGCGCTGGAGGCCGCGCGGGACGTGGAGGGCATCCGCGTGCTGGACGGCCGCGTGGCGAGCGGGGATCAGTTCATCGCGTCGAAGGAGGGCGTGACGCGCCTGTGGACGGGTTTCGGCGCGGCCTGCGCGGAGATGGAGGGCGCGGCGGTCGCGCAGGTGTGCGCGAAGGCCGGGGTGCCGTTCGTGGTGATCCGCTCGGTCAGCGACACTGCCGACCATGACGCGAAGGTGGATTACCGGGAGTTCATGCCGCTGGTGGCCCGCCACGCCAAGCAGGTCGTGCGCGGCATGCTCGCGCGCCTGAGCGCCCAGGCGGGCTGA
- a CDS encoding MalY/PatB family protein — MTDTLNPRDTLDVTALRHPDSLKWTLYPEDVIPMWVADMDFPVAPPIMRALHERLDAGLGYAQLRGDTRLKDALLPKLAAQGLDGLTHENVTFLPGVVPGIYAAVHALTTPGEPVVTMTPIYHPFHLAITDLGRRVAGVPLRDGENGFEINWAAMDAASRGSRLLLLCHPHNPTGRVWTAEELQKLRDLVLARDLFVMSDELHADLRFTGQPFEAFAADPRVQSRTITLTGPCKAFNTAGLGIGAMISHNAQLLTRVRGAAGGLMGHESALSVTMWRAALAEGGPWLAETVQYLRGNRDFMAAFLRERLPWVRFHVPEATYLAWLDLRAHPRAGDIQAFLLEDARVAIHDGPVFAHEGHKPQYQGFIRLNFATSRELLTEALTRMERALNAAMP; from the coding sequence ATGACGGACACCCTCAATCCGCGCGACACGCTGGACGTCACGGCCCTGCGTCACCCCGATTCCCTGAAGTGGACGCTGTACCCGGAAGACGTCATTCCCATGTGGGTGGCGGACATGGACTTCCCGGTCGCGCCGCCCATCATGCGGGCGCTGCACGAGCGGCTGGACGCCGGGCTGGGCTACGCGCAGCTGCGCGGCGACACCCGCCTGAAGGACGCGCTGTTGCCTAAGCTGGCCGCGCAGGGCCTGGACGGCCTGACGCACGAGAACGTGACGTTCCTGCCGGGCGTCGTGCCGGGTATCTACGCCGCCGTGCACGCCCTGACCACGCCGGGTGAACCGGTCGTGACCATGACGCCCATCTACCACCCGTTCCATCTGGCGATCACGGATCTGGGCCGCCGCGTGGCGGGCGTGCCCCTGCGCGACGGCGAGAACGGCTTCGAGATCAACTGGGCGGCGATGGACGCCGCGTCGCGCGGGTCGCGTCTGCTGCTGCTGTGTCACCCGCACAACCCCACCGGGCGCGTGTGGACCGCCGAGGAACTGCAGAAACTGCGCGATCTCGTCCTGGCGCGGGACCTGTTCGTCATGAGCGACGAACTGCACGCCGATCTGCGCTTCACGGGTCAGCCGTTCGAGGCGTTCGCCGCCGACCCGCGCGTGCAGAGCCGCACCATCACCCTGACCGGGCCGTGCAAGGCCTTCAACACGGCCGGGCTGGGCATCGGCGCGATGATCAGCCACAACGCCCAGCTGCTGACCCGCGTGCGCGGCGCGGCGGGCGGCCTGATGGGTCACGAGAGCGCCCTGAGCGTCACCATGTGGCGCGCCGCGCTCGCCGAGGGTGGCCCCTGGCTGGCCGAGACCGTCCAGTACCTGCGGGGCAACCGCGACTTCATGGCGGCGTTCCTGCGCGAGCGTCTCCCCTGGGTGCGTTTCCACGTTCCCGAGGCGACGTACCTCGCGTGGCTGGACCTGCGCGCCCACCCGCGTGCCGGGGACATCCAGGCGTTCCTGCTGGAGGACGCGCGGGTCGCCATCCACGACGGCCCGGTCTTCGCGCACGAGGGCCACAAGCCGCAGTACCAGGGCTTCATCCGCCTGAACTTCGCCACCAGCCGCGAACTGCTGACCGAGGCGCTGACCCGCATGGAACGCGCCCTGAACGCCGCGATGCCCTGA
- the hisG gene encoding ATP phosphoribosyltransferase, with protein MTPAPTRDPGHLTLALPKGRILEDAIALLSQAGLPLAMPEKSRALRHEFPGVTVLELRNQDVPVYVDLGVADAGIVGKDVLIESGRTVYEPVDLRFAGCRLSLIREVGADGDIARVGTKYPRAARAYLNARGIPAEIVKLSGNIELACLTGLADAVVDLVQTGSTLRANNLEEVDVLFHSTARLVVNRAALKTRRERLRPLIERLRELTSA; from the coding sequence GTGACCCCCGCCCCCACCCGGGACCCCGGGCACCTGACCCTGGCGCTGCCCAAGGGCCGCATCCTGGAAGACGCCATCGCGCTGCTCTCGCAGGCGGGCCTGCCGCTGGCTATGCCCGAGAAATCCCGCGCGCTGCGCCACGAGTTCCCCGGCGTGACGGTGCTGGAACTGCGCAACCAGGACGTGCCGGTGTACGTGGACCTGGGCGTCGCGGACGCCGGGATCGTCGGGAAGGACGTGCTGATCGAGTCGGGGCGCACCGTGTACGAACCGGTGGACCTGCGCTTTGCCGGGTGCCGCCTCTCCCTGATCCGCGAGGTCGGCGCGGACGGGGACATCGCGCGGGTCGGCACGAAGTACCCCCGCGCGGCCCGCGCGTACCTGAACGCGCGCGGCATTCCCGCCGAGATCGTCAAGCTCAGTGGGAACATCGAACTGGCGTGCCTGACGGGCCTCGCGGACGCCGTGGTGGACCTCGTGCAGACGGGCAGCACCCTGCGCGCGAACAACCTGGAGGAGGTGGACGTGCTGTTCCACTCGACCGCGCGGCTGGTCGTGAACCGCGCGGCCCTCAAGACCCGCCGCGAGCGCCTGCGGCCCCTGATCGAGCGCCTGCGCGAACTCACCTCGGCCTAG
- a CDS encoding ATP phosphoribosyltransferase regulatory subunit: MNSSASSSAAAAGPAPRVSAFIPEGTRDVLPPEWAQREAIRAQLSGLFSRWGYRGVEVPALEYASAHHPQDAVAFKLIDSGGQVLSLRSEFTTAVGRLVRTRYPQGPFPLRLQYSGRLWLRAQNSELGRLREFNQLGVELIGVESARSDAELLHLAAAALREVGLGEVGVGAALEVGYPGFVDAVLEDAGLHGAARAALHDAIDRKSGADVDLLCGQFGLGGDTRRTLHALTDLYGGPEVLDAAQGLAQGTRAHEAVAHLRRVAALYAGPLLFDLGVSRRYDYYTGLTFRAYAPGLNQPVLGGGRYALEGGLPGAGFALGLERLMRALAGDLPPEPELVLALDLAAAEAARAQGLHAELAWTDDRADLQAFSAARGIRRWAYTDGSTLTFQPATEVTL, from the coding sequence GTGAATTCGTCCGCCTCATCATCCGCTGCCGCTGCCGGCCCCGCGCCGCGCGTGTCGGCGTTCATTCCGGAGGGCACGCGCGACGTGCTGCCGCCCGAGTGGGCGCAGCGTGAAGCGATCCGCGCGCAGCTGTCCGGCCTGTTTTCCCGCTGGGGCTACCGGGGCGTGGAGGTTCCCGCCCTGGAGTACGCCAGCGCGCACCATCCGCAGGACGCCGTGGCGTTCAAACTGATCGACTCGGGCGGGCAGGTGCTGTCGCTGCGCAGCGAGTTCACGACCGCCGTGGGCCGCCTGGTCCGCACCCGGTACCCGCAGGGGCCATTCCCGCTGCGCTTGCAGTACTCGGGGCGGCTGTGGCTGCGCGCGCAGAACAGCGAACTGGGGCGCCTGCGGGAGTTCAATCAGCTGGGCGTGGAACTGATCGGCGTGGAGTCCGCCCGGTCGGACGCGGAACTGCTGCACCTGGCGGCGGCGGCGCTGCGTGAGGTCGGTCTGGGCGAGGTGGGGGTGGGTGCGGCGCTGGAGGTCGGGTACCCGGGCTTCGTGGACGCCGTGCTGGAGGACGCCGGGCTGCACGGCGCGGCGCGGGCGGCGCTGCATGACGCGATCGACCGCAAGAGTGGCGCGGACGTGGACCTGCTGTGCGGCCAGTTCGGGCTGGGCGGCGACACGCGCCGCACGCTGCACGCCCTGACGGACCTGTACGGCGGCCCCGAGGTACTGGACGCCGCGCAGGGGCTGGCGCAGGGCACGCGCGCGCACGAGGCGGTGGCGCACCTGCGCCGCGTGGCCGCGCTGTACGCGGGGCCGCTGCTGTTCGACCTGGGCGTCAGCCGCCGCTACGACTACTACACCGGGCTGACGTTCCGCGCGTACGCGCCGGGCCTGAACCAGCCGGTGCTGGGCGGGGGCCGCTACGCGCTGGAGGGCGGCCTGCCGGGCGCGGGCTTCGCGCTGGGCCTGGAACGCCTGATGCGCGCCCTGGCCGGCGACCTGCCCCCCGAGCCGGAACTGGTGCTGGCGCTGGACCTCGCGGCGGCCGAGGCGGCGCGCGCGCAGGGCCTGCACGCGGAACTCGCCTGGACGGACGACCGGGCCGACTTGCAGGCGTTCAGCGCGGCGCGCGGCATCCGACGCTGGGCCTACACCGACGGCAGCACGCTGACCTTCCAGCCCGCCACGGAGGTGACGCTGTGA
- a CDS encoding DedA family protein, with amino-acid sequence MHDLTSLILSASYVGLFAIVFAETGLLLGFFLPGDTLLLAAGVLAAGGALSLGGVMAAIVAGAVLGCVAGYFIGGKFGPRVFASQDARYFKPEYVTRAELFFARYGWLAVVLARFVPVVRTLVPTMAGVSRMPLAPFTLYNILGAILWGVSVPALGYFLGDRIPHLDRYILLIVGGVVVISIVPVLLKVMQVRRAT; translated from the coding sequence ATGCACGACCTGACCAGCCTGATCCTCTCCGCGTCCTACGTGGGCCTGTTCGCCATCGTCTTCGCCGAGACGGGCCTGCTGCTGGGCTTCTTCCTGCCCGGCGACACCCTGCTCTTGGCCGCCGGGGTGCTCGCCGCCGGGGGCGCCCTGAGCCTGGGCGGCGTCATGGCGGCCATCGTCGCGGGTGCGGTCCTGGGCTGCGTCGCCGGGTACTTCATCGGCGGGAAGTTCGGACCGCGCGTGTTCGCCAGTCAGGACGCCCGGTACTTCAAACCCGAGTACGTGACCCGCGCCGAACTGTTCTTCGCGCGGTACGGCTGGCTGGCCGTCGTCCTCGCGCGCTTCGTACCGGTCGTGCGGACCCTGGTGCCCACCATGGCGGGCGTGAGCCGCATGCCCCTGGCGCCGTTCACGCTGTACAACATCCTCGGCGCCATCCTGTGGGGCGTCAGCGTCCCCGCGCTGGGGTACTTCCTGGGCGACCGCATCCCCCACCTCGACCGGTACATCCTGCTCATCGTGGGGGGCGTCGTCGTGATCAGCATCGTGCCCGTGCTGCTGAAGGTCATGCAGGTCCGCCGCGCGACCTGA
- a CDS encoding alpha-amylase family glycosyl hydrolase gives MTSSLKWWQSGIIYQIYPRSFQDDSGDGVGDLRGITRRLPYVASLGVKAVWLSPIFKSPMRDFGYDVADYCDIDPLFGTLEDFDAFVAEAHRLDLKVMLDYVPNHSSSDHAWFQEALTGKDSAKRDWYVWRDPAPGGGIPNNWKSFFGGPAWTLDEASGQYYLHQFLPSQPDLNWRNPAVRQAMFDALRFWMRRGVDGFRVDVIWLLAEDDRYLDEPENPDWQPGQPEHWSLLHPYTQDQPETHGYIREMRAVLDEFDDRMMVGEIYLPVEQLLPYSGTEDARMVHLPFNFHLILMPWQAQDVRRFADSYDAASLAAGAWPNWVLGNHDQHRFRSRLGDAQYRVAQTLLLTLRGTPTVYYGDEIGMRDVEIPADRIVDPAALQQPDSPEAGRDPERTPMQWDAGVNAGFSADGTSPWLPIADDFATLNVAAQESDPASDLNYFRALTRLRQEHPALIGGTYRSVHAPDDVFAFVREEHGETLTVLLNFGAQTHDLGALAGGETLLSSVGDQPVSGAALRPNEARILRGKGT, from the coding sequence ATGACCTCCTCCCTGAAGTGGTGGCAGAGCGGCATCATCTACCAGATCTACCCGCGTTCCTTCCAGGACGACAGCGGCGACGGCGTGGGCGACCTGCGCGGCATCACCCGCCGCCTGCCGTACGTGGCCAGCCTGGGCGTGAAGGCCGTGTGGCTCTCCCCCATCTTCAAGAGTCCCATGCGCGACTTCGGGTACGACGTCGCCGACTACTGCGACATCGACCCGCTGTTCGGCACGCTGGAGGACTTCGACGCCTTCGTGGCCGAGGCGCACCGCCTGGACCTGAAGGTCATGCTGGACTACGTGCCCAACCACTCCTCGTCCGACCACGCGTGGTTCCAGGAGGCACTGACGGGCAAGGACAGTGCGAAACGCGACTGGTACGTGTGGCGCGACCCCGCCCCCGGTGGCGGCATACCGAACAACTGGAAATCCTTCTTCGGCGGCCCCGCCTGGACGCTGGACGAGGCCAGCGGACAGTACTACCTGCACCAGTTCCTGCCCAGCCAGCCGGACCTGAACTGGCGCAACCCGGCCGTGCGGCAGGCGATGTTCGACGCGCTGCGCTTCTGGATGCGCCGCGGCGTGGACGGCTTCCGCGTGGACGTCATCTGGCTGCTGGCCGAGGACGACCGCTACCTGGACGAACCCGAGAACCCCGACTGGCAGCCCGGGCAGCCCGAACACTGGAGCCTCCTGCACCCGTACACGCAGGACCAGCCGGAGACGCACGGGTACATCCGCGAGATGCGCGCCGTGCTGGACGAGTTCGACGACCGCATGATGGTCGGCGAGATCTATCTGCCGGTCGAGCAGCTCCTGCCGTACTCCGGCACGGAGGACGCGCGGATGGTGCACCTGCCGTTCAACTTCCACCTGATCCTGATGCCCTGGCAGGCGCAGGACGTGCGGCGCTTCGCGGACAGCTACGACGCGGCGAGCCTCGCGGCGGGCGCGTGGCCGAACTGGGTGCTCGGCAACCACGACCAGCACCGCTTCCGCAGCCGCCTGGGCGACGCGCAGTACCGCGTGGCGCAGACCCTGCTGCTGACCCTGCGCGGCACCCCCACCGTGTACTACGGCGACGAGATCGGCATGCGCGACGTCGAGATTCCCGCTGACCGCATCGTGGACCCCGCCGCGCTGCAACAGCCCGACAGCCCCGAGGCGGGCCGCGACCCGGAACGCACCCCCATGCAGTGGGACGCTGGCGTCAACGCGGGCTTCAGCGCCGACGGCACGAGCCCCTGGCTGCCCATCGCGGACGACTTCGCCACCCTGAACGTCGCCGCGCAGGAGAGCGACCCGGCCAGCGACCTGAACTACTTCCGCGCCCTGACCCGCCTGCGCCAGGAACATCCCGCGCTGATCGGTGGCACGTACCGCAGTGTGCACGCCCCGGACGACGTGTTCGCCTTCGTCCGCGAGGAGCATGGCGAGACCCTGACCGTCCTGCTGAACTTCGGCGCGCAGACCCACGACCTGGGCGCCCTGGCGGGCGGCGAGACCCTCCTGAGCAGCGTCGGCGACCAGCCCGTGAGCGGCGCGGCCCTGCGCCCGAACGAGGCCCGCATCCTGCGGGGTAAGGGGACGTAA
- a CDS encoding LCP family protein: MRTPVVVGLVVLAGVVAVVSPAAPFLARYGTLPRKADGPVNLVLAGVDVEYNETAPVWPYPAQPESYRGRTDTIMLAQAWPDGRVNLLSIPRDSWVNVPQAGWGKVNGANRSGGPEGLMRAVQDLTGLPVDGYALLSLNAVPALTDAAGGVTVDVGQAMKYDDNAGNLHIDLKPGRQRLNGEQMVGFLRFRHDNLGDIGRIGRQQQFVGALGAQVRSPLNMWRLPLMVAAIDRNMKSNLTRAQVAALMGAGLSGVKIETHQVPGNFGYRGAASVWEVDRAALNALIAREFRDPNDPRSLGVAVVNTDAPDGSARRLKERLEGLGYANVWIVTEARGPAKTTASGAAAARVLRDVGFGMVTEQPLASGADVTVRLGSDTPAP; this comes from the coding sequence GTGCGCACTCCGGTTGTGGTTGGTCTGGTCGTCCTGGCGGGCGTGGTGGCGGTCGTGTCGCCCGCCGCGCCGTTTCTCGCGCGGTACGGCACGCTGCCGCGCAAGGCCGACGGGCCGGTGAACCTGGTGCTGGCCGGTGTGGACGTGGAATACAACGAGACCGCGCCGGTGTGGCCGTACCCGGCCCAGCCGGAATCGTACCGGGGGCGGACGGACACGATCATGCTGGCGCAGGCGTGGCCGGACGGACGGGTGAACCTGCTCAGCATTCCCCGGGACTCGTGGGTGAACGTCCCGCAGGCCGGGTGGGGCAAGGTCAACGGCGCGAACCGCAGCGGCGGCCCCGAGGGCCTGATGCGCGCCGTGCAGGACCTGACGGGCCTGCCGGTGGACGGCTACGCGCTGCTCAGCCTGAACGCCGTGCCCGCCCTGACGGACGCGGCGGGCGGCGTCACGGTGGACGTGGGGCAGGCCATGAAGTACGACGACAACGCCGGGAACCTCCACATCGACCTGAAGCCCGGGCGGCAGCGCCTGAACGGCGAGCAGATGGTGGGCTTCCTGCGCTTCCGGCACGACAACCTGGGCGATATCGGGCGGATCGGGCGTCAGCAGCAGTTCGTGGGGGCGCTGGGCGCGCAGGTGCGGAGCCCGCTGAACATGTGGCGGCTCCCACTGATGGTCGCGGCCATCGACCGCAACATGAAGTCGAACCTGACCCGCGCGCAGGTGGCGGCGCTGATGGGCGCGGGCCTGAGTGGCGTGAAGATCGAGACGCATCAGGTGCCCGGTAACTTCGGGTACCGGGGCGCGGCGAGCGTCTGGGAGGTAGACCGCGCCGCGTTGAATGCGCTGATCGCCAGGGAGTTCCGTGACCCGAACGATCCGCGGTCGCTGGGCGTGGCGGTCGTGAACACCGACGCCCCGGACGGCAGCGCCCGGCGATTGAAGGAGAGGCTGGAGGGCCTGGGGTACGCGAACGTCTGGATCGTGACCGAGGCGCGCGGTCCCGCGAAGACCACGGCGTCGGGCGCGGCGGCGGCGCGGGTGCTGCGCGACGTGGGCTTCGGGATGGTCACGGAGCAGCCACTGGCCTCCGGTGCGGACGTGACCGTGCGGCTGGGTTCGGATACACCCGCGCCCTGA